From one Nitrosococcus halophilus Nc 4 genomic stretch:
- a CDS encoding efflux RND transporter periplasmic adaptor subunit — MSRRLIGLLLVLTGISFLVWYLNRPEPIPVALSTVERGLVEATVVNTRAGTIKACRRAGLSPPAGGQVDQLTVKEGDQVKAGQLLLELWNNDLEAEVQLAEKQAKASTAQAEEACVRARVAEKEAQRLLQLQKRSLISEELVDRAVGDAQARRAACHAAQARAEVSEAQMAVNRAVLARTLLYAPFDGIVAEVNAELGAFVTPSPTGVPTLPAIDLIDRSCLYVSAPIDEVDAPTIRPGMPTRITLDAFRDRVFPGVVRRVAPYVLDIEKQARTVDVEAEFSRPQDTERLLPGYSADVEVILERHEDVLRVPTHALRVGHRVLLYQPETGRLEERQIEPGLANWEFTEIQSGLKAGDSIVLSIDREGIEPGALVRPEEKNSLP, encoded by the coding sequence TTGAGTCGACGTCTGATAGGTTTACTTTTGGTTCTCACCGGGATCAGTTTCCTGGTCTGGTATCTCAACCGGCCAGAGCCAATCCCCGTTGCCTTGTCTACTGTTGAGCGGGGATTAGTGGAGGCGACGGTGGTCAATACCCGTGCGGGGACCATCAAGGCTTGCCGGCGGGCCGGGCTCTCTCCCCCGGCAGGAGGTCAGGTGGATCAGCTTACGGTCAAAGAGGGTGATCAGGTCAAGGCAGGGCAACTCTTGCTAGAATTATGGAATAATGACTTGGAGGCTGAAGTCCAGCTTGCTGAAAAACAGGCCAAAGCCAGTACCGCCCAAGCCGAAGAAGCCTGTGTCCGAGCCCGGGTGGCGGAAAAAGAAGCTCAACGACTGTTGCAACTGCAAAAGCGCTCCCTGATTTCCGAGGAGCTGGTCGATCGGGCCGTAGGCGATGCCCAAGCCCGTCGCGCAGCCTGCCACGCCGCCCAAGCTCGGGCTGAAGTCAGCGAGGCTCAAATGGCCGTCAACCGCGCCGTCTTAGCCCGAACCCTCTTATATGCCCCTTTTGATGGCATCGTTGCCGAAGTCAATGCAGAACTGGGCGCCTTTGTGACTCCTTCCCCTACGGGCGTGCCGACCCTCCCCGCCATTGATCTTATCGACCGCTCCTGTCTCTATGTCAGTGCCCCCATTGACGAAGTCGATGCCCCCACTATCCGCCCCGGAATGCCCACCCGCATTACCCTGGATGCCTTCCGAGACCGAGTCTTTCCAGGGGTGGTGCGGCGAGTGGCCCCCTATGTACTGGATATAGAGAAACAGGCCCGCACGGTGGATGTGGAAGCAGAATTTAGCCGCCCCCAGGATACCGAACGGCTACTTCCCGGCTATAGCGCTGATGTGGAGGTGATTTTAGAGCGCCACGAGGATGTACTCCGGGTCCCCACCCACGCCCTGCGGGTAGGACATCGGGTTTTGCTTTATCAACCGGAGACCGGCCGCTTGGAAGAGCGGCAAATCGAGCCTGGCCTTGCCAACTGGGAATTTACGGAAATCCAATCCGGCCTCAAGGCGGGGGATTCCATTGTCCTATCCATTGATCGAGAAGGCATCGAACCTGGCGCCCTAGTCCGTCCGGAAGAAAAAAATTCTCTCCCATGA
- a CDS encoding ABC transporter ATP-binding protein, protein MIVLEHLSRRFEVGGQEIKALDEVSLSIDGGDYVSVMGPSGSGKSTLLHIIGLLDRPSSGRYLLEGEDVTTLNDNTLSRLRREKMGFVFQFFHLVPRLTAAENVELPLILAGIPPRERRERVQHLLDELGLGKRAQHRPSELSGGQRQRVAIARATVMEPAVILADEPTGNLDRTSGYEVLDILEALNARGMGLIVVTHDPEIGKRSRRHIHMVDGRIGLEESS, encoded by the coding sequence ATGATTGTCCTTGAGCACCTGAGCCGACGCTTTGAGGTAGGGGGACAGGAGATCAAGGCCCTAGATGAGGTTTCGTTATCCATTGATGGAGGCGATTATGTTTCCGTAATGGGGCCTTCTGGATCGGGAAAATCCACCCTGCTCCATATTATCGGTTTGTTGGATAGGCCCAGCAGTGGACGCTATTTGCTAGAGGGGGAGGATGTCACCACCCTCAACGACAATACCCTATCCCGGCTCCGGCGGGAGAAAATGGGTTTTGTCTTTCAATTTTTCCACTTGGTCCCGCGCTTAACTGCCGCCGAGAATGTGGAACTTCCCCTGATTCTCGCCGGGATACCGCCTAGGGAGCGGCGAGAGCGAGTCCAACATCTTCTTGATGAACTAGGGCTAGGAAAGCGGGCCCAACATCGCCCCAGCGAGCTTTCTGGCGGGCAACGCCAACGGGTCGCTATCGCCCGAGCGACGGTGATGGAACCAGCCGTGATCCTGGCGGATGAACCCACTGGCAACCTGGATCGAACTTCTGGTTATGAAGTACTCGATATCCTGGAGGCCCTCAATGCCAGGGGTATGGGCCTTATCGTGGTGACCCATGACCCAGAGATTGGCAAACGTAGCCGACGCCATATTCACATGGTGGACGGCCGCATAGGCCTAGAAGAATCTTCATGA
- a CDS encoding ABC transporter permease, which yields MSFRDVLWFAAAALRGHRLRTGLMLLAMAIGVASVVVLTALGEGARNYVEGRFTSLGTHLLIVLPGRSETKGGPPPLLGETPRDLTLDDALALHRSPAVDKVAPLVLGNAPVAWKQRDRDALVLGSTADLLPVRHLTLAQGQFLPETDPRRSPPVCVLGAKLRHELFGPSPALGEWVRLSEYRFRVIGVLAEQGRSIGVDLDEVVIIPVASAQRVFDAPSLFRILVSASSREMLARTKQDILDIIRSRHEGEDDITVITQDAVLATFDRILQALTLVVAGIAAISLIVAGILIMNVMLVAVTQRTTEIGLLKALGASSHTVLTLFLTEAGLLSLFGACLGLAVGQGTSWLFRQLVPEFPVQAPLWAIASALGIALVTSILFALLPARRAAQLDPVQALSQH from the coding sequence ATGAGCTTCCGGGATGTACTGTGGTTTGCGGCGGCTGCTCTCCGGGGCCATCGTCTGCGCACCGGCCTCATGCTCCTGGCCATGGCCATTGGAGTGGCGAGCGTGGTGGTACTCACGGCCCTGGGAGAGGGCGCACGGAACTATGTGGAAGGGCGTTTTACTAGTTTGGGCACCCATCTACTCATCGTCCTGCCCGGGCGTTCTGAGACCAAAGGAGGACCGCCCCCACTGTTAGGCGAAACCCCCCGGGATCTGACCCTGGATGACGCCCTGGCGCTCCATCGCAGTCCGGCTGTCGACAAAGTGGCGCCCTTGGTCCTGGGCAATGCGCCGGTGGCTTGGAAACAGCGGGATCGGGATGCCCTGGTGCTAGGGTCTACTGCTGATTTGCTACCGGTACGACATCTCACCTTGGCTCAAGGACAATTCCTCCCTGAGACGGATCCACGGCGATCGCCGCCGGTCTGTGTGCTGGGGGCAAAACTCCGCCATGAGCTGTTCGGCCCCAGCCCGGCCCTAGGGGAATGGGTCCGCCTCAGCGAATACCGTTTTCGCGTTATCGGCGTGCTTGCCGAGCAAGGACGCTCTATTGGGGTAGACTTAGACGAAGTGGTGATCATCCCCGTGGCCAGCGCCCAGCGGGTATTCGATGCCCCTTCCCTGTTTCGGATTCTGGTCTCCGCCTCCTCCAGGGAGATGCTCGCCCGTACCAAACAGGATATTCTGGACATCATCCGCAGCCGCCATGAGGGGGAAGACGATATCACCGTCATTACCCAGGATGCCGTACTGGCGACTTTCGATCGGATTCTCCAGGCCCTGACCCTCGTGGTGGCCGGGATCGCGGCCATCAGCCTCATCGTCGCCGGTATTCTCATCATGAATGTGATGCTGGTGGCCGTCACCCAACGGACGACGGAAATTGGCCTACTTAAAGCCCTGGGAGCCTCATCACACACCGTGTTGACCTTGTTTCTGACGGAAGCGGGCCTACTCTCCTTATTCGGCGCTTGCCTAGGCCTGGCTGTGGGTCAAGGTACAAGTTGGCTCTTTCGACAGCTCGTGCCAGAATTTCCCGTACAGGCCCCCCTTTGGGCCATCGCCAGTGCCCTGGGAATCGCCCTCGTCACCAGCATACTATTTGCCCTGTTGCCCGCCCGCCGGGCGGCCCAATTGGACCCGGTCCAGGCATTAAGCCAGCACTAA